In Mycolicibacter virginiensis, the DNA window ATCGCTCGTGTGGGACAGTGGAGTAATGAAGCACGGCCCCGAGCTGGGTTTCGACGACGACGGCCGACCGGTCCTGATCACCGCGGCTGCCCCGTCCTTCGAGCAGCAGCACCGCGAACGGGTACGCAAGTACCTGACCTTGATGGCGTTCCGGGTGCCTGCCCTGATCCTGGCCGCGATCGCCTACGGAATATGGCACAACGGCCTGATCTCCGTGCTGATTCTGGTGGCGTCGATCCCGCTTCCGTGGATGGCTGTACTTATTGCCAACGATCGGCCTCCCCGGACCGCGGAGGAGCCCCGCCGCTATGAGGCGGCACCCACTCACACTCCGCTGTTCCCCACCGGCACCCGTCCGGCCCTGGAGCGGCCGAAGCGCCCGGAATCGGGCGGCAGTACCGCCGGCGAAGCGCCGTACGGTACCGGTTCTTAGCACATTCTCAAAGTCATTGCCGTATTTCCGCACGTCAAGTGGTGTGGAAAAGCGATCGGCCGGGAACTCTGCACGCATGTCGGGCGTTGACACGTGTGACAGCAGAAGCCGATCAACGGGAGGCCGCAATGGCAAAGGCAGATGCCACCACCAGTCGGATCGACGGCGATCTGGACGCGCAGAGCCCAGCCGCAGATCTAGTGCGGGTGTACCTCAACGGGATCGGCAAGACAGCGTTGCTCAATGCCGCCGATGAGGTAGAGCTTGCCAAACGGATCGAGGCCGGACTGTACGCCCAGCACCTGCTCGACACCCGCAAGCGTTTCGGCGAGAAGCGCAAGCGCGAGCTCGCCGCGGTGGTACGAGACGGCGAAGCCGCCCGCCGGCACCTGCTGGAAGCCAACCTGCGCCTGGTGGTCTCACTGGCCAAGCGCTACACCGGCCGGGGCATGCCACTTCTGGACCTGATCCAGGAAGGCAACTTGGGGTTGATCCGCGCCATGGAGAAGTTCGACTACGCAAAGGGTTTCAAGTTCTCCACCTATGCGACCTGGTGGATCCGCCAGGCCATCACCCGCGGGATGGCGGATCAGAGCCGCACCATCCGGCTGCCGGTCCACTTGGTGGAGCAGGTCAACAAGCTGGCCCGGATCAAGCGGGAAATGCACCAGCAGCTGGGCCGCGAGGCCACTGATGAGGAGCTCGCCGCCGAGTCCGGCATCCCAGCGGAGAAGATCAACGACCTGCTCGAGCACAGCCGCGACCCGGTCAGCCTCGATATGCCGGTCGGCTCCGACGAGGAGGCTCCGCTGGGCGACTTCATCGAGGACTCCGAGGCGATGTCGGCGGAGAACGCGGTGATCTCCGAGCTGCTGCACACCGACATCCGCAGTGTGCTGGCCACCCTCGACGAACGCGAGCACCAGGTGATCCGGCTGCGGTTCGGCCTCGACGACGGCCAGCCCCGCACGCTGGACCAGATCGGCAAGCTGTTCGGGCTGTCGCGCGAGCGGGTCCGCCAGATCGAGCGCGAGGTGATGGCCAAGCTGCGCCACGGCGAGCGCGCCGACCGCCTGCGCTCATACGCCAGCTGACAGCGGGCTCGGGCCCGCCTGTCCCCCGCTCCGGCGGGCCGCCGATCTCGGTGGCCCGCCGGACGTGGTTTGTCGCCGAAGCGCCGAACGTCGCTCGCTAACCGTCTCCTTGGCTGCCGAAGTAGACTCGGCTGCGACGGAAGGTGCCGAATGAATGACCTGGTTGATACCACCGAGATGTACCTCAGGACGATCTACGACCTTGAGGAAGAGGGTGTCACCCCGCTGCGTGCGCGGATAGCCGAGCGACTGGAGCAAAGTGGTCCGACCGTCAGCCAGACGGTGTCCCGGATGGAGCGCGACGGCTTGCTCAAAGTGGCCGGCGACCGTCACCTCGAACTGACCGAGAAGGGCCGCACCCTGGCTGTGTCGGTGATGCGCAAGCACCGGCTGGCTGAACGCCTGCTCGTCGACATCATCGGGCTGCCGCTGGAAGAGGTGCATGCCGAGGCTTGTCGCTGGGAACACGTGATGAGCGAGGACGTCGAGCGACGCCTGGTTCAGGTCCTCGACAACCCGACCACCTCGCCGTTCGGCAACCCCATCCCCGGCCTGCCGGACCTCGGCTTCGGAGCGGACGCCGCCGGTTGGGATTCCGACCTGGTGCGACTGACCGAGTTGCCGGCCGGTTCCCCGGTGGCCGTGGTGGTGCGCCAGCTCACCGAGCATGTCCAGGGCGACATCGACCTGATCACTCGGCTCAAGGAGGCCGGTGTGGTGCCCAACGCCAGGGTGACCGTGCAGGCCGATGGCGACGACGGCGTGACCATCGTGATCCCCGGCCACACCGACGTCAGCCTGCCCTACGAGATGGCGCATGCCGTGAAGGTGCAGAAGGTCTGAGCGCC includes these proteins:
- a CDS encoding DUF3099 domain-containing protein, which codes for MWDSGVMKHGPELGFDDDGRPVLITAAAPSFEQQHRERVRKYLTLMAFRVPALILAAIAYGIWHNGLISVLILVASIPLPWMAVLIANDRPPRTAEEPRRYEAAPTHTPLFPTGTRPALERPKRPESGGSTAGEAPYGTGS
- a CDS encoding sigma-70 family RNA polymerase sigma factor: MAKADATTSRIDGDLDAQSPAADLVRVYLNGIGKTALLNAADEVELAKRIEAGLYAQHLLDTRKRFGEKRKRELAAVVRDGEAARRHLLEANLRLVVSLAKRYTGRGMPLLDLIQEGNLGLIRAMEKFDYAKGFKFSTYATWWIRQAITRGMADQSRTIRLPVHLVEQVNKLARIKREMHQQLGREATDEELAAESGIPAEKINDLLEHSRDPVSLDMPVGSDEEAPLGDFIEDSEAMSAENAVISELLHTDIRSVLATLDEREHQVIRLRFGLDDGQPRTLDQIGKLFGLSRERVRQIEREVMAKLRHGERADRLRSYAS
- a CDS encoding metal-dependent transcriptional regulator, whose product is MNDLVDTTEMYLRTIYDLEEEGVTPLRARIAERLEQSGPTVSQTVSRMERDGLLKVAGDRHLELTEKGRTLAVSVMRKHRLAERLLVDIIGLPLEEVHAEACRWEHVMSEDVERRLVQVLDNPTTSPFGNPIPGLPDLGFGADAAGWDSDLVRLTELPAGSPVAVVVRQLTEHVQGDIDLITRLKEAGVVPNARVTVQADGDDGVTIVIPGHTDVSLPYEMAHAVKVQKV